A single genomic interval of Streptomyces sp. BA2 harbors:
- the sufU gene encoding Fe-S cluster assembly sulfur transfer protein SufU, whose product MKLDSMYQEVILDHYKHPHGRGLRDGDAEVHHVNPTCGDEITLRVKYDGSTIADVSYEGQGCSISQASASVLNDLLVGKELAEAQKVQEVFLELMQSKGKLEPDDAMEEVLEDAVAFAGVSKYPARVKCALLSWMAWKDATAQALGTDDVAERKTA is encoded by the coding sequence GTGAAGCTGGATTCGATGTACCAGGAAGTCATCCTGGACCACTACAAGCACCCTCACGGGCGCGGTCTGCGCGATGGCGACGCCGAGGTGCACCACGTCAACCCGACGTGCGGCGACGAGATCACGCTGCGCGTCAAGTACGACGGGTCGACGATCGCCGACGTGTCGTACGAGGGCCAGGGCTGTTCCATCAGCCAGGCCAGCGCGTCCGTCCTGAACGACCTGCTGGTCGGCAAGGAGCTCGCCGAGGCGCAGAAGGTCCAGGAGGTCTTCCTGGAGCTGATGCAGTCCAAGGGCAAGCTGGAGCCGGACGACGCGATGGAGGAGGTCCTGGAGGACGCCGTCGCGTTCGCCGGGGTCTCGAAGTACCCGGCGCGTGTGAAATGTGCTCTGCTGAGCTGGATGGCGTGGAAGGACGCGACGGCGCAGGCACTCGGTACCGACGACGTCGCTGAGAGGAAGACCGCATGA
- a CDS encoding SufS family cysteine desulfurase gives MTVAHQGLSGLLDTEAIRKDFPILDRTIHDGKKLVYLDNAATSQTPRQVLDVLNEYYEKHNANVHRGVHVLAEEATALYEGARDKVAAFINAPSRDEVIFTKNASESLNLVANMLGWADEPYRVDHETEIVITEMEHHSNIVPWQLLSQRTGAKLKWFGLTDDGRLDLSNIDEIITEKTKIVSFVLVSNILGTHNPVEAIVRRAQEVGALVLIDASQAAPHMPLDVQALQADFVAFTGHKMCGPTGIGVLWGRQELLEDLPPFLGGGEMIETVSMSSSTYAPAPHKFEAGTPPVSQAVGLGAAVDYLSAIDMDKIAAHEHAITEYAVKRLLEVPDLRIIGPASAEDRGAAISFTLGDIHPHDVGQVLDEEGIAVRVGHHCARPVCLRYGIPATTRASFYLYSTPGEIDALVDGLEHVRNFFG, from the coding sequence GTGACAGTGGCCCACCAGGGGCTCTCCGGCCTCCTCGACACCGAGGCGATCCGCAAGGACTTCCCGATCCTGGATCGCACGATCCACGACGGCAAGAAGCTCGTCTACCTGGACAACGCGGCGACGTCCCAGACGCCGCGCCAGGTGCTCGACGTACTCAACGAGTACTACGAGAAGCACAACGCCAACGTCCACCGCGGCGTGCACGTCCTCGCGGAGGAGGCCACGGCGCTGTACGAGGGCGCCCGTGACAAGGTCGCGGCGTTCATCAACGCGCCGAGCCGCGACGAGGTGATCTTCACCAAGAACGCCTCGGAGTCGCTCAACCTCGTGGCCAACATGCTCGGCTGGGCCGACGAGCCCTACCGCGTGGACCACGAGACCGAGATCGTCATCACGGAGATGGAGCACCACTCCAACATCGTGCCGTGGCAGCTGCTCTCGCAGCGCACGGGCGCGAAGCTGAAGTGGTTCGGTCTCACGGACGACGGCCGGCTCGACCTGTCCAACATCGACGAGATCATCACGGAGAAGACGAAGATCGTCTCCTTCGTCCTGGTCTCGAACATCCTGGGCACGCACAACCCCGTCGAGGCGATCGTCCGCCGCGCGCAGGAGGTCGGCGCGCTCGTCCTCATCGACGCCTCGCAGGCCGCCCCGCACATGCCGCTGGACGTGCAGGCGCTGCAGGCCGACTTCGTGGCCTTCACCGGCCACAAGATGTGCGGCCCGACGGGCATCGGCGTCCTGTGGGGACGGCAGGAGCTGCTCGAGGACCTGCCGCCGTTCCTCGGCGGCGGCGAGATGATCGAGACCGTGTCGATGAGCTCGTCGACGTACGCTCCCGCGCCGCACAAGTTCGAGGCGGGCACGCCCCCGGTCTCCCAGGCCGTCGGCCTGGGCGCGGCCGTGGACTATCTGTCCGCGATCGACATGGACAAGATCGCCGCTCATGAGCACGCGATCACCGAGTACGCGGTCAAGCGCCTCCTGGAGGTCCCCGACCTCCGGATCATCGGCCCGGCATCGGCCGAGGACCGCGGCGCCGCGATCTCCTTCACGCTCGGCGACATCCACCCGCACGACGTGGGCCAGGTCCTGGACGAGGAAGGCATCGCGGTCCGCGTGGGTCACCACTGCGCCCGCCCGGTCTGCCTGCGTTACGGAATTCCTGCGACCACGCGAGCGTCGTTCTATCTGTACTCCACGCCCGGCGAGATCGACGCTCTCGTAGACGGCCTGGAGCACGTACGGAACTTCTTCGGCTGA
- a CDS encoding DUF7847 domain-containing protein, giving the protein MPPGWGWAPPPPPPKPGVVPLAPLGANHIIGGAFATMRHYAKPLFGTAAAAYGLLAVGLVAGLGLAYVATQEHVSAMYDPGADFSWDDGRPILVAFGLAWLLFMLATLVVNSFIQASCAATLHEAVLGRPATFGAVWRRAWSRTPSVLAVTLLLSLILMLPVAAFALVLFSILFLMMTQSIIPIGLVFPLFLVTMPLAAWLYVLFAFAPAAAVLETAGPFTALRRSVRLVRGAWWRTFGISLLAGLIVVGVSLALRLPLQFAAPTPPPVDPDDSASAYLLDQLRSQFGLYAVLGLVGSFLTQLAATVFLPLVTALLYIDRRIRKEGLAHTLTEASSAPQPVP; this is encoded by the coding sequence GCGCCGCCGCCCCCGCCGCCCAAGCCCGGCGTCGTCCCCCTCGCGCCGCTCGGCGCCAACCACATCATCGGCGGCGCGTTCGCGACGATGCGGCACTACGCCAAGCCGCTTTTCGGCACCGCCGCCGCGGCCTACGGCCTGCTCGCCGTCGGTCTCGTGGCCGGTCTCGGGCTCGCCTACGTCGCGACCCAGGAGCACGTCAGCGCCATGTACGACCCGGGCGCGGACTTCTCCTGGGACGACGGCAGGCCGATCCTCGTCGCGTTCGGCCTGGCGTGGCTGCTGTTCATGCTCGCCACGCTGGTCGTCAACTCGTTCATCCAGGCCTCGTGCGCCGCCACGCTGCACGAGGCGGTCCTCGGCCGCCCGGCGACGTTCGGCGCGGTCTGGCGCAGAGCGTGGTCGCGGACGCCGTCCGTGCTGGCCGTGACCTTGCTGCTCTCGCTCATCCTGATGCTGCCGGTGGCCGCTTTCGCGCTGGTCCTCTTCTCCATCCTCTTCCTGATGATGACCCAGTCGATCATCCCCATCGGCCTGGTCTTCCCGCTGTTCCTGGTGACGATGCCGCTCGCGGCCTGGCTGTACGTCCTGTTCGCCTTCGCCCCGGCGGCCGCGGTCCTCGAAACAGCGGGCCCCTTCACGGCGTTGCGGCGCTCCGTGCGCCTGGTGCGCGGCGCCTGGTGGCGCACCTTCGGCATCTCGCTGCTCGCGGGCCTCATCGTGGTGGGCGTCTCCCTCGCCCTGCGACTCCCCCTGCAGTTCGCCGCGCCGACCCCGCCCCCGGTCGACCCGGACGACTCCGCTTCGGCCTACCTCCTGGACCAGCTGCGCTCCCAGTTCGGCCTGTACGCCGTCCTCGGCCTGGTCGGCAGCTTCCTCACCCAGCTGGCAGCCACGGTGTTCCTCCCCCTGGTGACCGCCCTGCTCTACATAGACCGCCGCATCCGCAAGGAGGGCCTGGCGCACACCCTGACTGAAGCCTCGTCGGCCCCGCAGCCCGTGCCGTAG
- a CDS encoding metal-sulfur cluster assembly factor has translation MSENETLTKPASEEEVREALYDVVDPELGIDVVNLGLIYGIHVDDANIATIDMTLTSAACPLTDVIEDQAKSATDGIVNELRINWVWMPPWGPDKITDDGREQLRALGFNV, from the coding sequence ATGAGCGAGAACGAAACTCTGACCAAGCCGGCCTCGGAAGAAGAGGTCCGCGAGGCGCTGTACGACGTGGTCGACCCCGAGCTGGGCATCGACGTCGTCAACCTCGGCCTGATCTACGGCATCCACGTCGACGACGCGAACATCGCGACGATCGACATGACGCTCACCTCGGCGGCCTGCCCGCTGACGGACGTCATCGAGGACCAGGCGAAGTCCGCCACCGACGGCATCGTGAACGAGCTCCGGATCAACTGGGTCTGGATGCCGCCGTGGGGCCCGGACAAGATCACGGACGACGGCCGCGAGCAGCTTCGCGCGCTCGGGTTCAACGTCTGA